The Methylomagnum ishizawai genome has a window encoding:
- the ribBA gene encoding bifunctional 3,4-dihydroxy-2-butanone-4-phosphate synthase/GTP cyclohydrolase II — MNTSEEIIEDIRQGKMVVLMDDEDRENEGDLVMAAVHTRPEDINFMARYGRGLICLTLTRERCQQLRLPLMVNENKTPHSTNFTVSIEAATGVTTGISAADRARTVQCAVSAYAKPDDLVQPGHVFPLMAQPGGVLNRAGHTEAGCDLARLAGLEAAAVIVEILNEDGSMARRADLEQFAELHGLKIGTIADLIHYRIQNEKTVERICECEFPTEYAKFRLYAYQDQVDQRLHLALTLGQVSGPEPVLVRVHGRNLLRDLLCGRRGDGGLTLKRAMQRLAEEGRGVLVVIRREEDDKSLVERIHHYQMQDHGIAIAPPEEHSEDWRTTGTGAQILADLGVRKLRVLGSSPKKYLGLSGYGLEVVEYVAAE, encoded by the coding sequence ATGAACACCAGCGAAGAAATCATCGAGGATATCCGCCAGGGCAAGATGGTGGTCCTCATGGACGACGAGGACCGCGAGAACGAGGGCGATTTGGTGATGGCGGCGGTCCATACCCGGCCCGAGGACATCAATTTCATGGCCCGCTACGGTCGCGGCCTGATCTGCCTGACCCTGACCCGCGAGCGTTGCCAGCAGCTCCGCCTGCCCTTGATGGTCAACGAGAACAAAACCCCGCATTCCACCAATTTCACCGTGTCCATCGAGGCCGCGACCGGGGTCACCACCGGCATCTCGGCGGCGGACCGCGCCCGCACCGTCCAATGCGCCGTGTCGGCCTACGCCAAGCCGGACGATCTGGTCCAGCCCGGCCATGTGTTCCCGCTCATGGCCCAGCCGGGCGGCGTCCTCAACCGGGCCGGCCACACCGAGGCCGGTTGCGACCTGGCGCGGCTGGCCGGCTTGGAAGCCGCCGCCGTGATCGTCGAAATCCTCAACGAGGACGGCAGCATGGCCCGCCGCGCCGACCTCGAACAGTTCGCCGAACTGCACGGGCTCAAGATCGGCACCATCGCCGACCTGATCCATTACCGCATACAGAACGAAAAGACCGTGGAGCGCATCTGCGAATGCGAATTCCCCACCGAGTACGCCAAGTTCCGCCTCTACGCCTATCAAGACCAAGTGGACCAGCGCCTGCATCTGGCCCTGACCCTGGGCCAGGTGTCGGGACCGGAGCCGGTGCTGGTGCGGGTGCATGGGCGTAACCTGCTGCGGGATTTACTCTGCGGCCGCCGCGGCGATGGCGGGCTGACCCTGAAGCGCGCCATGCAGCGCCTCGCCGAGGAAGGCCGGGGCGTCCTGGTGGTGATCCGCCGCGAAGAGGACGACAAATCCCTGGTCGAGCGCATCCACCATTACCAGATGCAAGACCATGGCATCGCCATCGCCCCGCCCGAGGAGCATTCCGAGGACTGGCGCACCACCGGCACCGGGGCGCAAATCCTGGCCGATTTGGGCGTGCGGAAGCTGCGGGTGCTGGGCAGTTCGCCCAAGAAATACC